One Denticeps clupeoides chromosome 3, fDenClu1.1, whole genome shotgun sequence DNA window includes the following coding sequences:
- the gsna gene encoding gelsolin a isoform X2 — protein sequence MVYHAEFERAGKQPGLQVWRVEKFDLVAVPENLYGGFYTGDAYVVLNTIKQRSGNLQFDLHFWLGDFCTQDESGAAAIFTVQMDDYLGGKPIQYREVQGHESKEFLGYFKTGLKYMEGGVASGFKHVVTNEVVMQRLLQVKGRRVVRATEVPVSWDSFNTGDCFILDLGNEIYQWCGSQSNRFEKLKATQLAKGIRDNERSGRARVYVCDEGVEREKILEVLGAKPNLPEGASDDGKADASNRMLAKLYKVSDASGEMAIAMVAAENPFSQSALVSSDCFILDHGSDGKIFVWKGKDANMDERKAAMKAANEFIKKMGYPKQTQVQILPEMGETPLFKQFFKNWRDVEQTEGMGVAYTPNHIAKIEKVPFDASSLHDSPAMAAQHGMIDDGSGEKQIWRIEGSDKVPVDPSTYGQFYGGDSYVILYSYRFGGRQGQIIYIWQGMDSSQDEIGASAILAAQLDDELGGGPVQVRVVQGKEPAHLMSLFGGKPMVVYKGGTSREGGQTVPAETRLFQVRSNSAGCTRAVEVDVESSNLNSNDVFILVTPTVSFMWVGQGASDTEKQGAQELCAILGVSASQLPEGRESGDFWGALGGKTDYRTSSRLKDKMDTHPPRLFACSNKTGRFIIEEVPGEMTQEDLATDDVMILDTWDQVFVWIGNEAQEEEKAEAMASALRYIETDPANRDKRTPIVKIKQGSEPPTFTGWFLGWDHDYWTSDPLDRAMAELEI from the exons ATGGTGTACCATGCAGAGTTTGAGCGCGCCGGGAAGCAGCCAGGTCTGCAGGTGTGGCGGGTGGAGAAGTTCGACCTGGTGGCCGTCCCCGAGAACCTGTATGGAGGATTCTACACTGGTGATGCCTATGTTGTACTCAACACCATCAAACAACGCTCCGGCAACCTGCAGTTTGACCTACACTTCTGGCTAG GTGACTTCTGCACACAGGATGAGAGTGGGGCTGCAGCCATTTTCACAGTGCAGATGGATGATTATCTGGGTGGGAAACCCATTCAGTACCGTGAAGTGCAGGGCCATGAATCCAAGGAGTTTTTGGGCTACTTTAAAACTGGACTTAAGTACATG gaagggggcgtggcctctgGTTTCAAGCATGTTGTCACCAACGAGGTGGTCATGCAGCGACTGCTGCAGGTCAAGGGTCGACGCGTTGTCAGAGCAACAGAAGTGCCTGTCAGCTGGGACAGTTTTAATACGGGAGACTGCTTCATCCTGGATCTCGGAAAT gAAATATATCAGTGGTGTGGATCACAGAGCAACCGTTTTGAGAAACTAAAGGCCACACAACTTGCCAAGGGTATCCGTGACAACGAGCGCAGTGGGAGGGCccgagtgtatgtgtgtgatgaagGAGTGGAAAGGGAGAAGATTCtagag GTTCTAGGAGCAAAACCAAATCTTCCTGAAGGTGCTTCTGATGATGGCAAAGCTGATGCCTCCAACAGGATGTTGGCAAAACTCTACAAG GTGTCTGATGCCTCTGGTGAGATGGCAATTGCAATGGTCGCTGCTGAGAACCCATTTTCCCAAAGTGCACTGGTGTCCAGTGACTGCTTTATCCTGGACCATGGCTCAGATGGCAAGATTTTTGTCTGGAAAG GAAAGGACGCAAACATGGATGAGAGGAAGGCTGCAATGAAGGCTGCAAATGAGTTCATAAAGAAGATGGGCTACCCAAAACAAACCCAGGTTCAGATTCTGCCAGAGATGGGAGAGACACCTCTCTTCAAACAGTTCTTCAAGAACTGGCGTGACGTTGAACAGACAGAGGGCATGGGTGTGGCATACACGCCCAACCACATTGCCAAGATCGAGAAGGTTCCATTTGATGCTTCCTCTCTGCATGACTCTCCTGCCATGGCAGCCCAACACGGCATGATTGACGATGGCAGTGGAGAGAAACAG ATCTGGCGTATTGAAGGATCAGACAAAGTGCCAGTGGACCCTTCAACCTACGGCCAGTTCTATGGAGGGGACAGCTATGTCATCCTTTACAGCTACCGCTTTGGGGGAAGACAAGGCCAAATCATCTACATTTG GCAGGGAATGGACTCATCCCAGGATGAAATCGGAGCATCTGCCATTTTGGCTGCCCAGTTGGACGATGAGCTTGGTGGAGGGCCTGTTCAG GTGCGGGTGGTACAAGGTAAAGAGCCCGCCCACCTCATGAGTCTGTTTGGAGGGAAACCCATGGTGGTGTACAAGGGTGGCACTTCCAGAGAAGGTGGGCAGACTGTGCCCGCAGAGACACGCCTCTTCCAGGTTCGCTCCAACTCTGCAGGCTGCACCCGTGCTGTGGAG GTGGACGTAGAGTCCTCCAACCTCAACTCAAATGATGTGTTCATCCTGGTGACACCCACGGTTTCATTCATGTGGGTAGGGCAAGGTGCCAGTGACACGGAGAAACAGGGTGCCCAAGAGCTATGTGCTATCCTGGGCGTGTCAGCTTCCCAGCTGCCCGAAGGCAGGGAGAGTG GTGATTTCTGGGGAGCCCTTGGGGGAAAGACTGACTACCGCACCTCCAGCAGGCTGAAGGACAAGATGGACACACACCCACCGAGACTGTTCGCCTGCTCCAACAAGACTGGACGTTTCATA ATTGAGGAAGTGCCAGGAGAGATGACTCAAGAAGACCTGGCCACTGATGACGTGATGATCCTGGACACCTGGGACCAG GTCTTTGTATGGATTGGGAACGAGGCGCAGGAAGAGGAGAAAGCCGAGGCCATGGCTTCAG CGCTCCGCTACATCGAGACGGATCCAGCTAACCGGGACAAACGGACGCCCATTGTGAAGATCAAGCAGGGCTCTGAGCCTCCAACGTTCACTGGCTGGTTCCTGGGGTGGGATCATGACTACTGGACCAGTGACCCCCTGGACCGCGCTATGGCTGAACTGGAGATATGA
- the gsna gene encoding gelsolin a isoform X1, whose product MVYHAEFERAGKQPGLQVWRVEKFDLVAVPENLYGGFYTGDAYVVLNTIKQRSGNLQFDLHFWLGDFCTQDESGAAAIFTVQMDDYLGGKPIQYREVQGHESKEFLGYFKTGLKYMEGGVASGFKHVVTNEVVMQRLLQVKGRRVVRATEVPVSWDSFNTGDCFILDLGNEIYQWCGSQSNRFEKLKATQLAKGIRDNERSGRARVYVCDEGVEREKILEVLGAKPNLPEGASDDGKADASNRMLAKLYKVKVSDASGEMAIAMVAAENPFSQSALVSSDCFILDHGSDGKIFVWKGKDANMDERKAAMKAANEFIKKMGYPKQTQVQILPEMGETPLFKQFFKNWRDVEQTEGMGVAYTPNHIAKIEKVPFDASSLHDSPAMAAQHGMIDDGSGEKQIWRIEGSDKVPVDPSTYGQFYGGDSYVILYSYRFGGRQGQIIYIWQGMDSSQDEIGASAILAAQLDDELGGGPVQVRVVQGKEPAHLMSLFGGKPMVVYKGGTSREGGQTVPAETRLFQVRSNSAGCTRAVEVDVESSNLNSNDVFILVTPTVSFMWVGQGASDTEKQGAQELCAILGVSASQLPEGRESGDFWGALGGKTDYRTSSRLKDKMDTHPPRLFACSNKTGRFIIEEVPGEMTQEDLATDDVMILDTWDQVFVWIGNEAQEEEKAEAMASALRYIETDPANRDKRTPIVKIKQGSEPPTFTGWFLGWDHDYWTSDPLDRAMAELEI is encoded by the exons ATGGTGTACCATGCAGAGTTTGAGCGCGCCGGGAAGCAGCCAGGTCTGCAGGTGTGGCGGGTGGAGAAGTTCGACCTGGTGGCCGTCCCCGAGAACCTGTATGGAGGATTCTACACTGGTGATGCCTATGTTGTACTCAACACCATCAAACAACGCTCCGGCAACCTGCAGTTTGACCTACACTTCTGGCTAG GTGACTTCTGCACACAGGATGAGAGTGGGGCTGCAGCCATTTTCACAGTGCAGATGGATGATTATCTGGGTGGGAAACCCATTCAGTACCGTGAAGTGCAGGGCCATGAATCCAAGGAGTTTTTGGGCTACTTTAAAACTGGACTTAAGTACATG gaagggggcgtggcctctgGTTTCAAGCATGTTGTCACCAACGAGGTGGTCATGCAGCGACTGCTGCAGGTCAAGGGTCGACGCGTTGTCAGAGCAACAGAAGTGCCTGTCAGCTGGGACAGTTTTAATACGGGAGACTGCTTCATCCTGGATCTCGGAAAT gAAATATATCAGTGGTGTGGATCACAGAGCAACCGTTTTGAGAAACTAAAGGCCACACAACTTGCCAAGGGTATCCGTGACAACGAGCGCAGTGGGAGGGCccgagtgtatgtgtgtgatgaagGAGTGGAAAGGGAGAAGATTCtagag GTTCTAGGAGCAAAACCAAATCTTCCTGAAGGTGCTTCTGATGATGGCAAAGCTGATGCCTCCAACAGGATGTTGGCAAAACTCTACAAGGTGAAG GTGTCTGATGCCTCTGGTGAGATGGCAATTGCAATGGTCGCTGCTGAGAACCCATTTTCCCAAAGTGCACTGGTGTCCAGTGACTGCTTTATCCTGGACCATGGCTCAGATGGCAAGATTTTTGTCTGGAAAG GAAAGGACGCAAACATGGATGAGAGGAAGGCTGCAATGAAGGCTGCAAATGAGTTCATAAAGAAGATGGGCTACCCAAAACAAACCCAGGTTCAGATTCTGCCAGAGATGGGAGAGACACCTCTCTTCAAACAGTTCTTCAAGAACTGGCGTGACGTTGAACAGACAGAGGGCATGGGTGTGGCATACACGCCCAACCACATTGCCAAGATCGAGAAGGTTCCATTTGATGCTTCCTCTCTGCATGACTCTCCTGCCATGGCAGCCCAACACGGCATGATTGACGATGGCAGTGGAGAGAAACAG ATCTGGCGTATTGAAGGATCAGACAAAGTGCCAGTGGACCCTTCAACCTACGGCCAGTTCTATGGAGGGGACAGCTATGTCATCCTTTACAGCTACCGCTTTGGGGGAAGACAAGGCCAAATCATCTACATTTG GCAGGGAATGGACTCATCCCAGGATGAAATCGGAGCATCTGCCATTTTGGCTGCCCAGTTGGACGATGAGCTTGGTGGAGGGCCTGTTCAG GTGCGGGTGGTACAAGGTAAAGAGCCCGCCCACCTCATGAGTCTGTTTGGAGGGAAACCCATGGTGGTGTACAAGGGTGGCACTTCCAGAGAAGGTGGGCAGACTGTGCCCGCAGAGACACGCCTCTTCCAGGTTCGCTCCAACTCTGCAGGCTGCACCCGTGCTGTGGAG GTGGACGTAGAGTCCTCCAACCTCAACTCAAATGATGTGTTCATCCTGGTGACACCCACGGTTTCATTCATGTGGGTAGGGCAAGGTGCCAGTGACACGGAGAAACAGGGTGCCCAAGAGCTATGTGCTATCCTGGGCGTGTCAGCTTCCCAGCTGCCCGAAGGCAGGGAGAGTG GTGATTTCTGGGGAGCCCTTGGGGGAAAGACTGACTACCGCACCTCCAGCAGGCTGAAGGACAAGATGGACACACACCCACCGAGACTGTTCGCCTGCTCCAACAAGACTGGACGTTTCATA ATTGAGGAAGTGCCAGGAGAGATGACTCAAGAAGACCTGGCCACTGATGACGTGATGATCCTGGACACCTGGGACCAG GTCTTTGTATGGATTGGGAACGAGGCGCAGGAAGAGGAGAAAGCCGAGGCCATGGCTTCAG CGCTCCGCTACATCGAGACGGATCCAGCTAACCGGGACAAACGGACGCCCATTGTGAAGATCAAGCAGGGCTCTGAGCCTCCAACGTTCACTGGCTGGTTCCTGGGGTGGGATCATGACTACTGGACCAGTGACCCCCTGGACCGCGCTATGGCTGAACTGGAGATATGA